The following are encoded together in the uncultured Draconibacterium sp. genome:
- a CDS encoding DUF2027 domain-containing protein: protein MIKVGDKVKFLNAVGGGVVTGFINKKTVNVEGDDGFEVPCLITELVNVSAPELNAATTKTAEKTAPEAPDSAPAFVKAPGEIINGKNSADFYFCFVPVNSANPLAAEIEMYLVNDSNFTVLFSFSHIKTDKVETIENGTVKSNSRIKLDALLQDDLSDLPDFGFQLIYFKNEESDWNQPVVKKFRVNPVKFYKETTFQPNSYFSKNALVLQITPDPLKTELDKLTQDDFKKVVKSKEVQQPAKQKLRKRTEDEVVIDLHINELLDNPEGLSNREMLEVQMENLESEMNAAIKSHVKRIVFIHGVGQGVLKQEVANLLKRKFKKYYFQDASFKEYGYGATMVILRK, encoded by the coding sequence ATGATAAAAGTAGGCGACAAGGTAAAATTTTTGAACGCTGTTGGAGGAGGTGTTGTAACCGGTTTTATAAATAAAAAAACGGTGAATGTGGAAGGAGATGATGGATTTGAAGTCCCTTGTCTGATTACAGAGTTGGTTAATGTTAGTGCTCCCGAATTAAATGCTGCAACTACAAAAACGGCTGAGAAAACTGCACCGGAGGCACCGGATTCTGCACCGGCTTTTGTAAAAGCACCCGGCGAAATTATTAACGGTAAAAATTCGGCCGACTTTTATTTCTGTTTTGTTCCGGTAAATTCAGCCAATCCACTGGCAGCCGAAATTGAAATGTACCTGGTTAACGACAGTAACTTTACTGTTCTTTTTAGCTTTTCGCATATAAAAACCGATAAAGTTGAAACGATAGAAAACGGAACTGTAAAATCGAATTCAAGAATAAAACTGGATGCTTTGCTGCAGGACGATTTAAGTGATCTGCCTGATTTTGGATTTCAGCTTATTTATTTCAAAAACGAGGAAAGTGACTGGAACCAGCCGGTGGTGAAAAAATTTCGGGTAAACCCGGTTAAATTTTACAAAGAAACTACTTTTCAGCCCAACTCGTATTTCAGCAAAAATGCACTTGTTTTACAAATTACGCCTGACCCTTTAAAAACCGAGCTCGATAAACTCACACAGGACGATTTTAAAAAAGTAGTAAAATCGAAAGAGGTTCAGCAGCCAGCAAAACAGAAGTTGCGCAAAAGAACGGAGGACGAAGTGGTAATTGATTTGCACATTAACGAATTGCTTGACAACCCGGAAGGACTGAGCAACCGGGAAATGCTGGAAGTTCAGATGGAAAACCTGGAGTCGGAAATGAATGCCGCCATTAAAAGTCATGTAAAACGTATCGTTTTTATTCATGGAGTGGGGCAGGGCGTATTAAAACAAGAAGTTGCAAATTTGTTAAAACGCAAATTCAAAAAATACTATTTCCAGGATGCTTCGTTTAAGGAATACGGGTACGGTGCAACCATGGTGATTTTAAGAAAGTAG